The window GTTGTTGACCTTCAGGTCTCTGCTCCGCTCAAGATTGGTGACAAGCGTAACTTTACCGGTGATATTGATGAATCCAGAACCGGTCTTGCCGGCAAAGTTCTGGATAGCGACGGTCAGCCTGTGATCGATGCAAGGGTTCATGTTTATGACCACGTTCAGATGTCAGAGCGTCCCAAGTTCGTCTCCGAGAAGACTGGCCCTGACGGCAGTTACCTGATCTATCTGCCTGCCGGTGGCACTTATTACCTGGCCGCGCGCGACAAGTTTGGTGGCCCACCAAAGCTCGGTGATCTTTACGGCCGTTACGATAAAGGCACCATCGAACCTTCTGCGGTTGTTGTTATGGAGGGTCAAGTGTTGAAGCAGGTTGATATCACTGTGACCAAGGTCTGGTAACGATGTTGCGTTATTTTCTGCTTGGTCTTTGCCTTTTTGCCTTCACAGCCTGTTCTGCTGAGCCGGTTCTGAACCTGGAAGAGCTTGAAGCCAACGCTCGTGGTGGTGATCCGCAAGCTATTGAACAGTTGGTTGGTTTGTTGGCCTCAGAAGATTCGGGTCTTTCGGACCGTATCTACACAATGGTTGTGGAGATCGGTGACCGGGCCGTTCCGGCTCTATTGCCCCGCGTTCAAGATAAGAATAAGCAGGTTCGTGAATATGTCATCGCCGCTCTGGGCACGCTCAAGGTTGTTGATGCCATTCCGGCCATCAGTGAGGTTCTGGCTAACAAGTCGCTGGAACGACGTTACGTGGCGGCTTGGGCTCTCGGTGACATCGGTGATGCAACGGCGGTTCCTGCCTTACTGTCGGCGTTGGATGATGAGAACAGCGAAGTTCGTCGCTATGCGACACGGGGCCTGATCAAGCTGAACAGGCTCGCCGTGATGCCTTTGCTTGATTACCTCGCTGATGCAGAAGGTGAGGGTGCTGCTGCGGC of the Deltaproteobacteria bacterium IMCC39524 genome contains:
- a CDS encoding HEAT repeat domain-containing protein; the protein is MLRYFLLGLCLFAFTACSAEPVLNLEELEANARGGDPQAIEQLVGLLASEDSGLSDRIYTMVVEIGDRAVPALLPRVQDKNKQVREYVIAALGTLKVVDAIPAISEVLANKSLERRYVAAWALGDIGDATAVPALLSALDDENSEVRRYATRGLIKLNRLAVMPLLDYLADAEGEGAAAAIRAVGDIADKRALDALLIQTEGEQRAEAFLALGKLRDVRAESALIAGLEDADSQVRMNAAMALGPLGGPAAAAALSKTVEDEVHVVREWSARSLEMVTGKPVLYRNSHDEYVRPYQVYH